In Diadema setosum chromosome 19, eeDiaSeto1, whole genome shotgun sequence, a genomic segment contains:
- the LOC140242489 gene encoding uncharacterized protein: MAGELQDALRTFALQKLKELQTSTNEEGRSDEQPKSHRIKINRQLSKRLAQDEERIEASKPGQPSLPSTNEKAGHRAPVVVADEAVSVSDAKEGQVTEAEQIGEANCASFSQSKMLQANRLHVSKEHCAKESNQKVGSGDAIATKTSKDSPATTSARDTAKKETVLPLQGSLLFEKASEKLSTTAEKKTIQIKIPTKLFQSASKSPNTAVKGNGGDTKSDSGSEDESDGSESDTSAVDGLPWRKILEDGELTPTSDSDGEEAGEGAKEGGKEDAEMLKENESKENLASDKGTEISEKEKKSSSKHKHKSKHKKHSHKKSKRKKKKSKHKSSKSKERDKSEKDAGSHSKSEGLEKPDEKSLKNDKSGCPEDSNVKGTTAKNVARDFNHSKTLSAGERASELGNTGTAEVKKERNSSASERKRDCDKKDSGKDLSSGPSKKSSHDEKYREEIQAEERKTSKSESSSFGKSESSSSGKQVERRRSSSNPRSETRESDDGCHHERRERRKLEKHEKDERSHKEKREKRRSRESRDGDSTRSKTSSTKPSAVVKMQHLEEEFGSVKESRKTLKTHKHKVKKEETQIEGAKASLTISAPTSSETVEPEVVMEEDSTSDEKKYDGKSEPSTAGGQDVKAATSEQAELDQSGRETTEKLGIAVAENDKTPLAGSDTAGKGGTHTGSASSLPKPTPESFHMGNAATHVEGQKVESNITVRREKMPPDSDTELPASDDSAKEVNAGMSVILGNVQDVETKDTSETTGVGKSKTGESCVVGTKNRNEGLDDVEPTVDERTYQPEKTGENIKSLKSQLKDSDGLKKKGDTCGIKQKESDKKGKSDLGQEQLSMTVDDNVQKTVAVKSEKEDNTKSKEKEKEEEKEEGALESDIEEGEISHKHKKSKKKDKKKGSKEREKQSREKEREKDKRASRDRDRDSRPKKRHSESKSSSRSHKKHKRSRSKTPSPGSEDSDISIDKDSMVEKSVFSESKGVWITTMVPREDSREPSSPEDDPRQYRDHDSRRGYRDSRRRDYGSEFRSERRSVFDRLGYGQRDRFDRRSRYDGFRRRRRSYSRSRSRSRSWSPVLEIDKKKLLEIAKANALSKMQTGEIPAHLPVPESIRKAADTMQTNQSIQRFTEQCMAFANTHGESSDESPVNRPVGSSDEEDEEESDVPKPFVRHPFKVKEAVPIVMNIKNAVQIPVASKDKLRVQFPVSSGSQHRKKEEEIAVAVANDPYGQWTTVEQTAPATKPKAKPSTAASATGTTPSTATSTPGTTTANPSEAGSSGAVTTVAAVAGAPTPTAAPNIPGVTNVVPPQQVEDKDKVFEDSPGFAYDISAIVSARLKAARALQSNPNNVEALTVLHHSQRQIQTWAHSSQKPGLFTGSTDATFLNPQQLANPNPKNQAWIKKDMFKTAAPVSTDIGLSLMHKMGWRQGEGLGKNKEGAINPLLLEIKTDRQGLVAEAEKPKKKGDVSKVIRKDLSGKHPVMALNELCSKKHWGKAVFELLREDGPAHKKNFLFKVRVRNEEYIPTITSGNKKDAKAMAATVALQKMGLIPT, from the exons ATGGCAGGTGAACTGCAGGATGCTCTCCGCACATTCGCACTTCAAAAGCTGAAGGAACTGCAGACATCCACCAACGAAGAAGGCAG ATCTGATGAACAACCAAAGTCTCACAGGATTAAGATCAACCGGCAGTTATCAAAGCGCCTGGCCCAAGATGAAGAGAGGATTGAAGCATCCAAGCCTGGTCAACCTAGCTTGCCATCCACCAATGAGAAGGCTGGGCATCGAGCACCAGTGGTGGTAGCAGATGAAGCTGTCAGTGTTAGTGATGCCAAAGAAGGTCAAGTTACTGAAGCTGAGCAGATTGGGGAAGCGAACTGTGCTTCTTTTTCACAGAGTAAAATGCTACAGGCTAACAGACTTCATGTATCTAAGGAACACTGTGCCAAAGAATCAAATCAGAAAGTGGGATCGGGTGATGCAATTGCAACCAAAACATCAAAGGATAGTCCAGCTACCACATCTGCCAGGGACACAGCAAAGAAAGAAACTGTTCTGCCATTGCAAGGATCATTACTTTTTGAAAAGGCTTCAGAAAAACTCAGCACCACTGCAGAAAAGAAAACCATACAGATAAAGATACCCACCAAATTGTTTCAATCAGCCAGCAAGTCTCCAAACACTGCAGTGAAGGGAAATGGCGGTGACACGAAGTCGGACAGTGGCAGTGAGGACGAGAGTGATGGCAGTGAGAGTGACACTTCAGCTGTCGACGGACTTCCATGGAGAAAGATTCTTGAGGATGGGGAACTCACACCGACCTCGGACTCTGATGGGGAGGAAGCCGGGGAGGGAGCTAaggagggagggaaggaggaTGCTGAAATGTTGAAGGAGAATGAGAGCAAAGAGAATCTTGCTTCAGACAAAGGGACTGAGATCagtgagaaagagaagaagtcTTCTTCCAAACACAAGCACAAGAGTAAGCACAAGAAACACAGCCACAAAAAGAGCAagcgaaaaaagaagaaaagcaaaCACAAGTCCAGTAAAAGCAAGGAGAGAGATAAAAGTGAGAAGGATGCGGGTTCTCACTCAAAATCTGAGGGTCTTGAGAAGCCTGATGAGAAATCTTTGAAAAATGATAAATCTGGTTGTCCAGAGGATTCAAATGTCAAAGGGACAACTGCTAAAAATGTAGCAAGGGACTTCAATCATAGCAAAACTCTGAGTGCAGGAGAGCGAGCTTCTGAATTAGGAAACACAGGTACTGCGGAAGTGAAAAAGGAAAGGAATTCCTCAGCAAGTGAAAGGAAAAGAGACTGTGATAAGAAAGATTCGGGAAAGGATTTATCAAGTGGGCCATCCAAGAAgagtagccatgatgaaaaataCAGAGAAGAGATTCAAGCTGAAGAAAGAAAGACCAGCAAGTCAGAATCAAGTTCTTTTGGTAAGTCCGAATCAAGTTCTTCAGGTAAACAGGTAGAGAGAAGACGCAGCTCATCCAATCCTCGCTCCGAAACACGGGAAAGCGATGACGGCTGCCATCacgagaggagagagagaaggaagttGGAGAAACATGAGAAAGATGAGCGAAGTCacaaggaaaagagagagaagagacgCAGCAGGGAGTCGAGGGATGGCGATAGTACGAGAAGCAAGACCAGCTCAACAAAGCCCTCTGCAGTAGTGAAGATGCAGCATTTGGAGGAAGAGTTTGGGTCGGTCAAAGAGTCGAGGAAAACTCTGAAGACACATAAGCATaaagtaaagaaagaagagacacAAATTGAGGGAGCTAAGGCGTCTCTGACTATCAGTGCTCCTACATCATCTGAGACTGTCGAGCCGGAGGTGGTCATGGAAGAGGATTCCACTAGTGATGAAAAGAAATACGATGGAAAAAGTGAACCAAGCACTGCTGGTGGACAAGacgtgaaagcagcaacatcagaacaAGCAGAGTTGGATCAAAGCGGCCGTGAAACAACTGAGAAGTTGGGGATAGCAGTGGCAGAAAATGACAAGACGCCTTTAGCAGGTTCTGATACTGCTGGTAAGGGAGGAACACATACCGGCAGCGCTTCCAGTCTACCTAAACCAACTCCTGAATCTTTTCACATGGGAAATGCTGCCACCCACGTTGAAGGTCAGAAGGTTGAATCTAACATCACTGTGAGAAGAGAAAAGATGCCACCAGACAGTGACACTGAGCTTCCCGCTAGTGATGATAGTGCCAAAGAGGTAAATGCAGGAATGTCTGTCATTCTTGGAAATGTGCAAGATGTTGAGACAAAGGACACAAGCGAAACAACAGGAGTAGGAAAATCAAAAACAGGGGAATCCTGTGTGGTGGGCACAAAAAATAGGAATGAGGGATTAGATGATGTGGAGCCTACTGTTGATGAGAGAACATATCAACCTGAGAAGACtggagaaaatataaaaagtttGAAAAGCCAGCTCAAAGATTCAGATggtttgaaaaagaaaggagacaCATGTGgcatcaaacaaaaagaaagcgaTAAAAAAGGTAAGAGTGATTTGGGACAAGAGCAACTATCAATGACAGTTGATGACAATGTTCAGAAGACTGTCGCTGTGAAGTCTGAGAAAGAGGACAATACAAAATctaaagaaaaggagaaggaagaagagaaggaggaaggAGCATTGGAGAGTGATATTGAAGAAGGAGAAATTTCTCATAAGCAcaaaaagagcaagaaaaaagataagaaaaaaggaagcaaagaaagagagaaacaaagtagagaaaaggagagagagaaggacaaACGTGCCAGCAGGGACCGGGACAGAGACTCCAGACCGAAGAAACGCCATTCAGAATCAAAATCAAGCTCGCGTTCTCACAAGAAGCACAAGCGATCTCGATCGAAGACGCCCTCTCCCGGCAGTGAGGATAGCGACATCAGCATAGACAAGGATTCCATGGTGGAGAAGTCTGTGTTCAGTGAGTCCAAAGGTGTCTGGATCACTACCATGGTGCCCCGCGAAGACTCCCGGGAGCCCTCGTCGCCGGAAGACGATCCAAGACAGTACCGGGATCACGACAGCAGGCGCGGCTACAGGGATTCCCGCCGGCGGGATTATGGCAGTGAATTCCGGAGCGAAAGGAGGAGTGTCTTTGACAGACTCGGGTACGGCCAACGAGACCGATTCGACCGACGGTCGAGGTACGACGGCTTCCGTAGACGGCGCCGATCCTACTCCAGATCCAGATCTAGGTCACGGTCCTGGTCGCCGGTGCTAGAGATTGACAAGAAGAAGCTCCTGGAGATTGCCAAGGCCAATGCGCTCTCAAAGATGCAAACTGGAGAGATACCAGCTCACCTTCCAGTTCCAGAGTCCATACGCAAGGCTGCAGACACTA TGCAAACCAATCAGTCCATCCAGCGGTTCACAGAACAATGCATGGCGTTTGCCAACACCCATGGAGAGAGCTCTGATGAGTCACCGGTCAACAGACCCGTCGGATCCAGCGacgaggaggatgaggaggagagcGACGTCCCGAAGCCATTTGTGCGACATCCCTTCAAAGTCAAGGAGGCTGTACCCATTGTCATGAACATCAAG AATGCAGTGCAGATTCCAGTTGCGAGCAAAGACAAATTGAGGGTACAATTCCCGGTGTCCAGTGGATCGCAGCATCgcaagaaagaagaggaaattgCTGTTGCCGTTGCCAATGACCCCTACGGACAATGGACA ACCGTGGAGCAGACAGCCCCTGCCACGAAGCCAAAGGCCAAACCATCAACAGCTGCCAGTGCCACAGGGACCACCCCTTCAACAGCTACCTCCACACCAGGGACTACGACAGCAAACCCCTCGGAGGCGGGGTCATCTGGTGCAGTCACTACAGTGGCAGCTGTCGCCGGCGCCCCTACCCCAACGGCTGCTCCGAATATTCCAGGGGTCACCAACGTCGTCCCACCACAGCAGGTTGAAGACAAGGACAAAGTCTTTGAGGATTCACCTGGCTTT GCCTATGACATCAGTGCCATCGTGTCGGCCAGACTGAAGGCAGCGAGGGCGCTACAGTCCAACCCAAACAACGTGGAAGCTCTCACTGTCCTACACCACTCACAGAGACAG ATCCAGACCTGGGCTCACAGCAGTCAGAAGCCTGGTCTCTTCACCGGCAGCACCGATGCCACTTTCCTCAACCCTCAGCAGCTGGCTAACCCCAATCCTAAAAACCAGGCCTGGATCAAGAAG GACATGTTCAAGACAGCCGCTCCAGTCAGCACCGACATCGGACTCTCCCTCATGCACAAGATGGGCTGGCGACAGGGGGAGGGTCTCGGCAAGAACAAAGAGGGCGCTATCAACCCTCTGCTGTTGGAAATCAAGACTGATAGACAAG